The following proteins are encoded in a genomic region of Rhinoraja longicauda isolate Sanriku21f chromosome 28, sRhiLon1.1, whole genome shotgun sequence:
- the ddx49 gene encoding putative ATP-dependent RNA helicase DDX49 isoform X2 has protein sequence MDGRLPGQSQDCLGCAKTGSGKTAAFVLPILQKLSEDPYGIFCLVLAPTRELAYQIAEQFRVLGKPLSLKDCVVVGGMDMVKQAVELARKPHVVIATPGRLADHLRSSATFSLKKIKFLVLDEADRLLEQGCTDFTQDLEVILRAVPAQRQTLLFSATLTDTLQQLKAIAMNSPFFWEATNESQVRTVAELEQRYLLMPERVKEAYLVNIVQKFHDEHEDWSMIIFTSTCKMCQILTMMLRKFNFQCGALHSMMKQRDRFSTLSKFKSSIFKILVATDVASRGLDIPTVHVVINHNTPGLPKIYIHRVGRTARAGRNGISITLVTQYDIHLVHAIEEEIKTKLQEFSVVEDEVLKILTHVNVTRRQCESELESTDFDEKKEINKRKQMILEGRDPDLEIKRRKELNKLKEKKHQFQERMHETLEREAATRLKHRLLKKRRKQQNAALKAPGPGHSQT, from the exons GCCAGGACTGCCTCGGCTGTGCCAAGACCGGCAGCGGGAAGACGGCAGCGTTCGTTCTCCCCATTCTCCAGAAGCTGTCGGAGGATCCGTATGGAATATTCTGCCTGGTGCTGGCACCGACCAG GGAGCTGGCCTACCAGATTGCAGAACAGTTCCGTGTGCTGGGGAAGCCACTGTCCCTGAAGGACTGCGTGGTGGTTGGCGGCATGG acatgGTCAAGCAGGCCGTCGAACTGGCCAGGAAACCACACGTGGTCATCGCCACACCGGGGCGCCTGGCTGACCACTTACGCAGCTCCGCcaccttcagcctgaagaaaatCAAGTTCCTG GTTCTGGATGAAGCTGATCGGCTGCTGGAGCAGGGATGCACTGATTTCACGCAGGACCTGGAGGTGATCCTACGGGCTGTCCCTGCACAGCGACAGACTCTGCTGTTCAGCGCCACCCTCACCGACACCTTGCAGCAGCTCAAGGCCATCGCAATGAACAGCCCTTTCTTCTGGGAGGCTACGAATGA GTCCCAAGTTCGCACGGTGGCAGAGCTGGAGCAGCGATACCTCCTGATGCCCGAGCGGGTGAAGGAAGCTTACCTTGTGAACATTGTCCAGAAGTTCCATGATGAACACGAGGACTGGTCCATGATTATTTTCACAAGCACGTGCAA AATGTGTCAGATTCTCACCATGATGCTGCGTAAATTCAACTTCCAGTGTGGCGCGCTTCACTCCATGATGAAGCAG AGGGACAGGTTTTCCACACTCTCCAAGTTTAAGTCGAGCATCTTCAAGATCCTCGTGGCTACCGATGTTGCTTCACG AGGGCTCGATATTCCCACAGTCCATGTCGTCATCAACCACAACACACCCGGGTTACCCAAGATCTACATTCATCGTGTGGGCCGCACAGCCAGGGCAG GTCGAAATGGTATCTCAATCACCCTTGTCACCCAATATGACATTCACCTTGTTCATGCAATCGAGGAGGAAATAA AGACCAAATTGCAGGAGTTTTCTGTGGTCGAGGATGAAGTTTTGAAGATTCTCACCCACGTTAACGTAACTCGGCgccagtgtgagagt GAACTTGAGTCGACTGACTTTGATGAAAAGAAAGAAATCAACAAGCGGAAGCAGATGATTCTAGAAGGACGG GACCCAGACCTGGAGATAAAGAGGAGAAAGGAGCTGAATAAATTGAAGGAGAAGAAGCACCAATTTCAGGAGAGAATGCATGAGACTCTGGAGAGGGAGGCAGCCACGAGGCTCAAACACAGACTGCTGAAAAAGAGAAGAAAGCAACAGAACGCAGCGCTCAAGGCTCCTGGTCCAGGACACTCTCAGACGTAG
- the ddx49 gene encoding putative ATP-dependent RNA helicase DDX49 isoform X1: MAAVMARGGLQALGLQAWLADQGGQLGMRQPTPVQENCIPAILRGQDCLGCAKTGSGKTAAFVLPILQKLSEDPYGIFCLVLAPTRELAYQIAEQFRVLGKPLSLKDCVVVGGMDMVKQAVELARKPHVVIATPGRLADHLRSSATFSLKKIKFLVLDEADRLLEQGCTDFTQDLEVILRAVPAQRQTLLFSATLTDTLQQLKAIAMNSPFFWEATNESQVRTVAELEQRYLLMPERVKEAYLVNIVQKFHDEHEDWSMIIFTSTCKMCQILTMMLRKFNFQCGALHSMMKQRDRFSTLSKFKSSIFKILVATDVASRGLDIPTVHVVINHNTPGLPKIYIHRVGRTARAGRNGISITLVTQYDIHLVHAIEEEIKTKLQEFSVVEDEVLKILTHVNVTRRQCESELESTDFDEKKEINKRKQMILEGRDPDLEIKRRKELNKLKEKKHQFQERMHETLEREAATRLKHRLLKKRRKQQNAALKAPGPGHSQT, translated from the exons GCCAGGACTGCCTCGGCTGTGCCAAGACCGGCAGCGGGAAGACGGCAGCGTTCGTTCTCCCCATTCTCCAGAAGCTGTCGGAGGATCCGTATGGAATATTCTGCCTGGTGCTGGCACCGACCAG GGAGCTGGCCTACCAGATTGCAGAACAGTTCCGTGTGCTGGGGAAGCCACTGTCCCTGAAGGACTGCGTGGTGGTTGGCGGCATGG acatgGTCAAGCAGGCCGTCGAACTGGCCAGGAAACCACACGTGGTCATCGCCACACCGGGGCGCCTGGCTGACCACTTACGCAGCTCCGCcaccttcagcctgaagaaaatCAAGTTCCTG GTTCTGGATGAAGCTGATCGGCTGCTGGAGCAGGGATGCACTGATTTCACGCAGGACCTGGAGGTGATCCTACGGGCTGTCCCTGCACAGCGACAGACTCTGCTGTTCAGCGCCACCCTCACCGACACCTTGCAGCAGCTCAAGGCCATCGCAATGAACAGCCCTTTCTTCTGGGAGGCTACGAATGA GTCCCAAGTTCGCACGGTGGCAGAGCTGGAGCAGCGATACCTCCTGATGCCCGAGCGGGTGAAGGAAGCTTACCTTGTGAACATTGTCCAGAAGTTCCATGATGAACACGAGGACTGGTCCATGATTATTTTCACAAGCACGTGCAA AATGTGTCAGATTCTCACCATGATGCTGCGTAAATTCAACTTCCAGTGTGGCGCGCTTCACTCCATGATGAAGCAG AGGGACAGGTTTTCCACACTCTCCAAGTTTAAGTCGAGCATCTTCAAGATCCTCGTGGCTACCGATGTTGCTTCACG AGGGCTCGATATTCCCACAGTCCATGTCGTCATCAACCACAACACACCCGGGTTACCCAAGATCTACATTCATCGTGTGGGCCGCACAGCCAGGGCAG GTCGAAATGGTATCTCAATCACCCTTGTCACCCAATATGACATTCACCTTGTTCATGCAATCGAGGAGGAAATAA AGACCAAATTGCAGGAGTTTTCTGTGGTCGAGGATGAAGTTTTGAAGATTCTCACCCACGTTAACGTAACTCGGCgccagtgtgagagt GAACTTGAGTCGACTGACTTTGATGAAAAGAAAGAAATCAACAAGCGGAAGCAGATGATTCTAGAAGGACGG GACCCAGACCTGGAGATAAAGAGGAGAAAGGAGCTGAATAAATTGAAGGAGAAGAAGCACCAATTTCAGGAGAGAATGCATGAGACTCTGGAGAGGGAGGCAGCCACGAGGCTCAAACACAGACTGCTGAAAAAGAGAAGAAAGCAACAGAACGCAGCGCTCAAGGCTCCTGGTCCAGGACACTCTCAGACGTAG